atgcagatgacacgcagctctatctatccatgaagccaggtaacacacaccaattagttaaactgcaggaatgtcttaaagacataaagacctggatggccgctaactttctgcttcttaattcagataaaactgaggttattgtactcggccctgaaaatcttagaaatatggtatctaagcagattcttactctggatggcattaccttggcctccagtaacactgtgagaaaccttggtcatttttgaccaggacatgtccttcaatgcacatattaaacaaatatgtaagactgctttcttccatttatgcaacatctctaaaattagaaatatcctgtctcagagtgatgctgaaaaactagttcatgcatttattacttccaggctggactactgtaattcactattatcaggaagtcctaaaaactcgctgagaagccttcagctaatccaaaatgctgcagcaagagtactgacagggactagaaagagagcatatttctcctgttttggcttcccttcattggcttcctgttaaatccagaattgatttcaaaatcctgctcctcacatacaaggtcttaaataatcaggccccatcttatcttaatgaccttgtagtaccatatcaccctattagagcacttcgctcttgcactgcaggcctacttgttgttcctagagtatttaaaagtagaatgggaggcagagccttcagttttcaggcccctcttctgtggaaccaacttccagtttggattcggagacagacactatctctactttcaagattaggcttaaaactttccttttgctaaagcatatagttagggctggaccaggtgaccctgaatcctcccttagttatgctgcaatagacgtgaggctgccggggattcccatgatgcattgagtttttccttccagtcacctttctcactcactatgtgctaatagacctctctgcatcgaatcatatctgttattaatctctgtctctcttccacagcatgtctttcatcctgttttccttctttcaccccaaccggtcgcagcagatggccgcccctccctgagcctggttctgctggaggtttcttcctgttaaagggagtttttccttcccactgtcgccaaagtgcttgctcataggggtcatatgattgttgggtttttctctgtatttattattgtgctatctactgtacaatataaagcgccttgaggcgacttttgttgtgatttggcgctatataaataaaattgaattgaattgaattgaattactcTGTACGTTTAAACATACAGATATGGTAAAGATGAACTACTGAACATCAAACAAACGAGCATCAGAGTGGagaaaaaagattaaataaataaataaataaaattttatttgtatagcaccctTGTAGACAGAATGACAAAGCGCTGCACATAAGTCATAAAAGGTaaaacagacaatataaaatagggaaaaattaaccaaaagcaatttttaaaaggtgagttttgagttgttgttgttatgaaagtgactttgaatgttgtCACGTGagactgctgatctactgggattttcccactcactagagtttacagagaatggtttgtaaaggagaaaatatccagtaagcGTTAAAAAGCCTTGTTAATGTCAGAGGACAGAGGAGAATGGTGAGAATGCAACAGGGACTCAAATAACCAGAGGACCACACCAGATTTCACTCCTGTCAGCGAAGGACAGGAAATGAGACTACAAGTGACACAGGCTCACTAAAATTGGACAACACAAGAGTGGAAACACActtcctggtctgatgagtctctgatgatgatgatatttgATGTGACATTCATTGTGACATTGtgtcttgaacatgacaatgaattACTCAAATTTCCTCCACAGTCTCCAGATTTCAGTCCATTAGATCACCTTTGAAATGTGGTATCATATCATGAATGTGCAGcccacaaatctgcagcagctgtgggaTCCTGTCATGTCAGTACTGACAAAATATTCTGGAGAATGTTTCCATCACCTTGTTGAATCAGTGCTATGATGGATTAGAGTAGTTATCATGGGAAAGGGGGTCAGACATGTACAACATGCCAGtaagtgtaaaatataaaatactcaTCTCTTTATATTTTGGAATTTTGTCAGTCTAAGCGAGTCCAGTTTATCACCTGCTGTTTTTCCCctagtttttttttcaataacattaaaatgttcagtTGTCAACACAAGCTTTACTTTTTTGCATCTTTTTAAACTTACAAACTGTGCagagtttcttttttaatgagCTACTACTGCAGCTAGGTTTCAGTTTGACCTTATGGTGGCAGTGTTGTTTCAACACCATGTTTACACTCAAAGGGCTACAGTTGAAGTCTTCCGTAACTCTCCTGAATCCTgaaactgttctttttttacatGTAGAGGAGCAGAAAAGTTAAGAGATATAAAATGAAAGTTGTATTTAAGTCAATGCCTTTAAAAAATCAATTTCTTAGTCAGTAGCAGACTGCCTGAACAGACTGAAGCTTCCTCCTCGTTTCCTGATGAAGATCCTTTCAGAGGCTCTTGACAGGTTTTGGTTTCAGTCACATCTTTTCTCTGAGCTGCTGAGAACTGAAACTACAAGAAATTCACTTTCAGCCTCTAAATCTGACCACTTAAGATTGTTGTAAACATGACCAGCATGTGTCCTCAACACAGACTTTAATGTAAGAGCTTCTGTAGAGCTGATTCACTGCCAGCCTGATTATTCATGGTGCCCTGACTGGACCAGCTGTCTGTGAAAACTGACTTCAATCAGCTTTCAGTGATCCAGTCACAGTTTGGGACACAGgatatgtgatatttatatttcaaaggGTCTCCTAAGTTTTCATTCCATCCTCTTCCAATTATCCCTGTCATGGACacggggggctggagcctatcccagctaccacagggtgagaggtgggtacaccctgaacaggtctCCActctatcacagggctaacacacagagacagacaaccacattgacatttaaatatatcatatcaAGAAGTGCaagctttttttctctgtgctcaAATCAgcattcctccctgtccaggatgtgtacgtCGTCGTCATTAAAAGggaaaatttaattatattaccaataaaaattaaacaggAAAAATATTTATAAGTGGAAGCTTGGTAAGGGCTCTCTGCCTTTTCTTTGTCcacattttctgctgttttgtgaCCAGTCAGGGAGCTGAGCTAACTTTGTGTTACAATGGGGTTGTAACACTCAGTGTAACTGAGTTACACTTGAGGTTCTTCATCGCCTGGATCACACCCCAAAAAAGTCCAGGTCACGTATTTATAAGTGTAATACAGAAATAGTAATATTTGGATCATTTACTAAAGCAGTAGCCTGAAAATACGCTCAAAGAACCTGAAGTAAAAGTACTCGTTGGTTCTCAGTACACAATACCTTTCAATATATTTGGCATTAAGATGTAGCTGCAAGTGAAAATCTTCTGCCTCAAACATGCTGAACTCACTTTAACATCAGATCATAaatttgtgtcacagtaaattAAAAATCTTGTGTCGAATCAAAATGACTTTTATGGGATCTGTGAATGAAATACTTTggatgtaaattaaaaaatcaTCTGAGGGGAGTGTCTAAGATAATGATAAACAAAATCCACCGTCACCTTGTTAAAGAGCAAAGTACAGCAGAGCACTCTCTTTGCTTGTTTCTTAATGAAACCCCTctcatgattttattttttttatcagcttCTTACTGTGAAAGACTTAAAAACATGATAGAGGAGATTGGAACTTGATGATTACTGAGTTCATCTTGACTCCAGATTCCTGAATAAAACAGGCTCTTTAGCTCTGAATGGTTTCAGTCTAACATTTGTTCTGCTCTTTTACTATTTCATAAACCCAGAGAGTTGACTGACAGGAGCAGTTGTGAGAATAACTCGAGTACTGATGGAACATTTTAAGAgacgcacacaaacactctGGTGCACAGGCCCTGTAAAAACTTGTTTATGGAATGCAGTTCAACTGGGTGAGCCCTTTCCTCAGAAAGTACCAGAAGGTGCTTCAGGTGTTTCAACAAATCCCTGACCCCGACTCAGGAACAAACATGTCTGTCTTTGGACTTTGGGAGGAAACTTTGGTGTCAGAGACAGTGCACGGAGGCACAAGGAGAACACACTGAAAGGCTCAGTATAGATTCAAAAGCTGGCAGCAATTTGAAAACATCTTaaattgtatttagtttttattagtgACAATATTAGAAAACAGTACACCGATTACATCAAAATCACGGCGCTACTTAAATGAATTCCTTGAAACATTGTAGACTTCttattctatttttaaaaagtgccctTTTCTTGGACCTTATTCCACTTTCAAACAGGTGAATGTAAGTTCCTGTTCAGGTGCTTCATGGAAACTGATGCATCCATAAACCATTAGTCTTACAAATAAGTGTGTTTGCGTGTCAGTTTTTCATtggttaaaaacttttcatcaCCTTTCCCAGTAATACACACCCTGTTCTCACATTACAGAAAATAAGGCAATCATGAACCCTGTACTAAAGAAAGACAACAAAAGAGACGTAGAGCAAGAAAGTGATGGATTTCACATCATGTggcttttattctttttctgtgtTGAGGTTTCAAGAAAAGCAGTAATGACTGATCATTCAGATATTTTACACAAGTAAGGAAAGAGTCACATTAAAAGTTCACACAGCAGCAGTCGCTGATTCACACTTTAATTTGTtcttaatgtttttaaatgggGCTGCATTGCTGACTGTCATCTACAGACTCAGATTTAATGTGTTTGTATATTTGTAGATATTCACCTGACAGAGAGAATCTCTCTCTTCTATAAAACTAGACTTACCTCTTTCTTAAAGTTGGAGCTGTTTTCAAcaatattattaaaatgactTATTAATAAATAGGCGGTGGGTGAAATCAACACACAGAATCCTGAAGCAAAGAACATTATTGTTATGACCATCTTATGCTCGTCTCCAAGAAAGGACCTGAAGTGGTGCCAGAAACTTCTGATCTGTTTCTGCAAGACACAAAACAGAGCAAACATGAGAGCAGAAACTTTGCTTCCACATTtcaaattcaaaactggaaTTTTTCAGGAGCTGAGGTGCAGGTTTCATTCTGTCTGAATAATTAGTCATGTCATTTATCATAATTCACTTTGTTTTCTAGAAGATAAATGACAGTTGTTAAAGAGGAAAACATAAGTAAAATGCCACATGAGATGTCAACTGATAAGGTGTAGCTCATGGTTGTTACAGCTAaatctttatatatatatatgtatatatattaataCTTTTACAACTGAACttcaacaaaaacaaccaaagaaaagaataaactagaaagtgcattttctgaagaaactgcagtgtgaatgcttgaatctgaatatatgcactgaaaagaattaattgctgaattttaagttaaaaatgttgaatgagatgaaaaatacagaaattttcacctgaaaacaaaagtgctgaactgctaaaagctgaaatccacacagaagaagttggaaaagagctgaaaatgttttaaatgtaaattagaaaaacctaagtaatgagaaaagactatttagagtcagaaaacatctgaatgaatattaaaagttcatattcttggaatcactgaatgactaaaatatgatcactccacttggatccacacagttttaaaggtttacatctctgagctttgaaagacacgctgttggaaagagaagaacgatggcttcattttgagggtaaaatgatggctgtagggcaaatactgtggacacagcagctgttgaaagagaagtgttcaagatgaatcttggcagagtgagagagagctcgttaggcaggcaggtgtgagcctggttgctatagtgactgagccaggggctccatacacacgcacacagacatgcacctcacttttgctgcttaaaatgaacagaaaagtcaggccgaaacaaatcgctcccaaatgaaaagtacaggtcctattgacgaaattccttcaccgtgagcggcagcaatgtccagtctacctaattctcagttttcatgcctgtggagtttattatatggacgtggtgacagtgtaaaaacaccatgctcttctgattttcaaacgaaccttctgagccattttaacattagagtctatggaggagttggaggaggaggctgtgctttggtgacatttatgaaagaaccataacacctagtacaatagtaaacacattggatgaaagaggacagcgatggctacgttttgagggtaaaatcaaacctgtagaccaaacgctgcggacacagcagcagttttaaaaaagattttaagattaattttttcgctcctctcactctagcagttcagctgtctcactctagccccaacattccgtcccatacacaccattataaactctgaaacggctgaaaaacatcatgaaacttaaactggagctgaagaaaagtataacagatattgaaaagataaatacaagttgaatagttgaatgtcttgtcttcgttttaaagtttgaatggtggctctatgtcaacgtatgttgaagtagatacagtttgaaaatgagtaagttgaatgaggatttgaagggtctccccattgaaatacataggaaatttttgttgaaaaaagttgaataattttaaaaatataaatgttataaatgagaaaagtagaagcagtcttgtccaaaagaagaggaatctaacggtgtttgaatggtttttctaagttgaacggttttgaaggagatagagtacaaaaaacgcgTGCGGAAtagataaaatagaataaagattagaagaacaatactgtgaatgcttttacaagcattcacactaataagaaagattacaacaacaatactgtgaatgcttttacaagcattcacactaataataaagaaacagaagaacaatactgtgaatgcttttacaagcattcacactaattaaaACTATTATATCGACGGAATAAAAAGGTTTGAGTGAATATGAGTGCGGATGATTGTCTGTATATGTTAGCTCTGCCCTGGCCTGAcaactgggataggctccaaaaTAATGCTCCTCTGCACTTTGAATGGGAATTTCAGCTGAAGATAAACTAAACATTGTATCGATGACAAAAGagtatttattttagttagtcaaaaacagcttttgtgttttaaaattaaaaatgtcacaGAGAATAACTGGGCTATATTACTATCACTGCCATTTGTACAATATCAGAAAATGAACATTAAATCACAATATACAGTTATTCCACCTCAGAAAGTGTCATTTTCTTTGGATTTATTCTACTGATATATTTAGCCACAAAAAGGGGAAATTgtatcacaaacacacaacatagaaaatgaaattaatgtctagaaaacacaaatacaggAAGATCTGTATCCAGAAGCAGATGTGAGCCCACATACAGCTCAATGTGATTTTAATTACactaaaactgacaaaaaaatgaCGAAaacttcattcctcttcttgGACTTTATTTTCTTCAACTTGAGCTATCGGGCACTTCCTACAAACTGTAAACTGCTGTATTTGTAGTAAGATAAGTTATTAACACTTTCTGTGAAGCAATCACAGGATAATTGTATCGCAGCtgtaatcatcatcattattgttgttgtttttttgttgtagtAGTAGTATGTATGACACTTTATACAATAAAGTACAGACGCCTAAACTGTGAAGTTTGTCAttctttaaacttaaaaaacaaaactgtccaTAAACACGAAGCGTAAATGAATGAGGAAGGTAAACAGAATcaaaggaagaaacctttggacaaaagcttaaaaaactgcaaaatgaGTAAAACGAGAagaaaataatgtttaaaatcATTCCTAAATAAATGTATAAGTGTGACAAACGAGCACACTCAGTGTGAAAACCATTTGAACCGTTTTTagggaaacaaaaataaagggaAGAAATCTGTGGacgaaaaaggggaaaaaaagaactacAAAATGAGTGAaacgagaagaaaaaaactacaaaCCCTGTTTATGTTCGTGGTATGAGCCCACAAACAGCCAAGTGTGTCTAAAACAATGTTGAAAATCATTCctaaaataattataattaatgGCAAGACGAGCAAACTCAGCGTGAAAACCGTGTGATATCTTTCAAAAggaaactaaaatgaaaatcaGTTTCAAAATGAAcggtttaagaaaaaaagtaaaagaaaaaaaacaagaaaagtaagaaaaatgaaaaaaaaaaagttaaataagtgTATTTAAGCGACTTACAAAAATAAGGAGAATATATGAAAAGAGCAGCTGAGACTGAACCAAAAGTTTTCCGCAGTCTGTCCGTGAAAGAGTCCACCTCGGAGTCGATGTTAATCTACCACGGCGAGATGATCCGCCACGGCGAGTGACGGCGTTAAATCACCACGGCGAGGGCGGTGTCCACTACCGCGAGATGATCCGCCGCGGTCTCCGCCATCGCAACCTCGGTGTCGGCAACAGCGAGTTGATCTGCCACGGTGAACGCGGTGCTCGCCACGGCGAAGACGTTGTCCGCCACGGCGAGGGCGGCGTCCACCACCGTGAGATGATCTGCGACGGCCACCGCGGCGGTGTCGCCATCGCGACCGCGGCGGTGTCGCCATCGCGACCGCGGCGTTGTCAGCCACAGCGAGTTGATCTGCCACGGCGAGGGAGGGGGTTGATCCAGCACAGGCACGGCGAGTCGATCAGCAAGTTAAGAGTATGGGCACGCAGACGACTAAGGTGACCGCGGGTTAATCCCCACAGCGAGTTGATCAGCCACGGCGAATGCAGTGTCCGCCACGGCGAGGGCGGCGTCCACCACCGTGAGATGATCCGCCACGGCGACCGCGGCGGTGTCGCCATCGCGACCGCGGCGGTGTCCGCCACAGCGAGGTGATCTGCCACGGCGAGGGAGGGGGTTCATTCAGCACAGGCACGGCGAGTCGATCAGCAAGTTAGAGTATGGGCACGCAGACGACTACGGTGACCGCGGTGTTAATCCCCCACAGCGAGTTGATCAGCCACGGCGAACGCAGTGTTCGCCACGGCGACCAAGTTGCCCGCCGGGGCGAGGGCCGTTTCCACCACCGCGAGATGATCCGCCGCGGCGACGGTGAGTCGATCAGCACGTTGGAGCATGGGCCCGCAGACGACTACGTTGGAGCATGGGCCCGCAGACGACTACGTTGGAGCATGGGCCCGCAGACGAATGCGATAGAGGTTTTTTTATTAAAGCTCTGAGCTCTGCAGACATTATCATCACTCTACTTCATCTGTTTGAAAGGAACAATgaggctcctcctcctcttgacTCTCATTCGCTTCAGCGTTGTCGTCATCACAGCTAAGGCAGGACAGAAGagcgtcactctgacatgtcgaatTCAAACAACAACCTCATAGCTGttgagtggagcagagctgacctgggagaAAAATATGTGCTTTTATACCGGGACGGGCACTTTGAGCCAcgcaaccagcatccatcttttaagaaccgggtggatctgcaagacagacagatgaaggatggagacgtgtctttgattctgaaggatgtgacgattgatgacactggaacatacgagtgccGTGTCTTCGTGGGAGAAACAAGCCCATGGAAGTCCATCAGCATCAtctacctgagtgttgttgatcctccaggtgagtgagtagagttgagtgtgtgtgtgatcagggtgaagctgcttcctggttgttgatgtttgtttctaaagatgttgttgatgagactttgtagaaagcagctggtctgagtgatgtgatcagagtgcagtagataatgtctgacagcagtttgaagaggaaatggattctgttctgttcttcactcatcacctacctgacagctgacacctcacacctgtttctcacctgcaggtcagccaGGAGGAGACtcagaggatggagggaaggaggctGGAGGGAAGAAGGAAGAAGGGAAGGAGGctggagggaaggaggatggatctgttggactgatTGTTGGCCTGTCAGTTTCTGCTGtgcttcttgttgctgctgttgttggttttttgatctacagaaaacataaacaacaacagagTCAGGATTCACATAATCCTCCCACGGAACTCCAGCCTGAAATTTCTGAGAGCTTTCTACAGCTGACTTCTGAAGCTCCCACTGACaaacaaagagacagaaatgACCTAAAAACAGACAGCTGTCACCAACACTCCACAAGGATCCCCGATGTCACTTTGACAGTTGAGGATGAACTACTTCGTCATCCTCGGCCTCAGCAAACAGCAGGACTGCTTCCAGAGAGGGACATCAGTGTgtagtagataatgtctgacagcagtctgaagaggaaatggattctgttctgttcttcactcatttctttcttttcctgtttttggcGGTGATGGTTTTTTTTATGATTCACAGCACTAAGAGAACAAACGACACACTGTTAATACCAACCTCCTGATGAAGGATGTTTGAAATGTCTCAGAGCTGTCTCATGTTTCTCTAATAAAACCACCAACAATTAACCTTAAATACTTGTTTCGTGTATTCTTACAAttagggaaaaaataaatacaaatcaaCAACTTCACTGTctcaagaaatactatgtttgccATGACCACCTCCTTCTGGTTTCAGtgttaataaaactgaaatgcacACAGCAACAGACAGCATGCTGCATCCTGGTCAGTAAAATAGGCCCCCGGTGAACCAATTTATGTCAGTAACACACAGTGATTCATGATCCCATTTGAAGTTCTGCATTTGGTGCTGAGTAACATCCAATTAGAGTCCAAGAAGCAAATAAGAATAAATTCAAGCTGGAGGTCATGTGACAATAATTAACAGACCCTGCTGCTGTAACTCCATCAGACTGTTTTAAATTGCAAATGTCAAAATGGTGGGTCAGTGTGAGTCACACTCAAACATTCCTGCTTATTTCAGAGATTTAAAGTTAACATGAAGCAGTTAACATGTTCTGTACATGTAGAGGAGCAGAAAAGTTAAGAGATGTACAATGAAAGTTGTATTTAAGTCAATGCCTTTAAAAAATCAATTTCTTAGTCAGTAGCAGACTGCCTGAACAGACTGAAGCTTCCTCCTCGTTTCCTGATGAAGATCCTTTCAGAGGCTCTTGACAGGTTTTGGTTTCAGTCACATCTTTTCTCTGAGCTGCTGAGAACTGAAACGACAAGAAATTCACTTTCAGCCTCTAAATCTGACCACTTAAGATTGTTGTAAACATGACCAGCATGTGTCCTCAACACAGACTTTAATGTAAGAGCTTCTGTAGAGCTGATTCACTGCCAGCCTGATTATTCATGGTGCCCTGACTGGACCAGCTGTCTGTGAAAACTGACTTCAATCAGCTTTCAGTGATCCAGTCACAGTTTGGGACACAGgatatgtgatatttatatttcaaaggGTCTCCTAAGTTTTCATTCCATCCTCTTCCAATTATCCCTGTCATGGACacggggggctggagcctatcccagctaccacagggtgagaggtgggtacaccctgaacaggtctCCActctatcacagggctaacacacagagacagacaaccacattcacatttaaatatatcatatcaAGAAGTGCaagctttttttctctgtgctcaaaccagcgttcctccctgtccaggatgtgtacgtCGTCGTCATTAAAAGggaaaatttaattatattaccaataaaaattaaacaagaaaaatatttataagTGGAAGCTTGGTAAGGGCTCTCTGCCTTTTCTTTGTCcacattttctgctgttttgtgaCCAGTCAGGGAGCTGAGCTAACTTTGTGTTACAATGGGGTTGTAACACTCAGTGTAACTGAGTTACACTTGAGGTTCTTCATCGCCTGGATCACACCCCAAAAAAGTCCAGGTCACGTATTTATAAGTGTAATAAAGAAGTAGTAATATTTGGATCATTTACTAAAGCAGTAGCATGAAAATACACTCAAAGAACCTGAAGTAAAAGTACTCGTTGGTTCTCAGTACACAATACCTTTCA
The sequence above is a segment of the Oreochromis aureus strain Israel breed Guangdong linkage group 3, ZZ_aureus, whole genome shotgun sequence genome. Coding sequences within it:
- the LOC120434222 gene encoding uncharacterized protein LOC120434222, with the translated sequence MSNSNNNLIAVEWSRADLGEKYVLLYRDGHFEPRNQHPSFKNRVDLQDRQMKDGDVSLILKDVTIDDTGTYECRVFVGETSPWKSISIIYLSVVDPPGQPGGDSEDGGKEAGGKKEEGKEAGGKEDGSVGLIVGLSVSAVLLVAAVVGFLIYRKHKQQQSQDSHNPPTELQPEISESFLQLTSEAPTDKQRDRNDLKTDSCHQHSTRIPDVTLTVEDELLRHPRPQQTAGLLPERDISV